A part of Gossypium hirsutum isolate 1008001.06 chromosome A07, Gossypium_hirsutum_v2.1, whole genome shotgun sequence genomic DNA contains:
- the LOC107953285 gene encoding serine/threonine-protein kinase D6PKL2: MEPFLDDLADDLQSLSFTSTSTATINRSTSSGSASNSGSSSLAPSAHGSFSSKTIRSASPSLADLRFSIRLGSGDIGSVYLAELKSQPTPPDTNAADANNNSNKGSKSDVVFAAKVMDKKELASRSKEGRARTEMEILELLDHPFLPSLYAVIDSPKWFCLLTEFCPGGDLHVLRQRQPLKRFPDSSVRFYASEVVVALEYLHMMGIVYRDLKPENVLVRSDGHIMLTDFDLSLKCDESTSTPHIVSDQKPPVPGLRNDYPKDHPPFTSSSCIIPNCIVPAVSCFHPKRKRKKKSAHRGGPEFVAEPIDVRSMSFVGTHEYLAPEIVSGEGHGSPVDWWTLGIFMYELFYGVTPFKGVDHELTLANIVARALEFPKEPIVPAAAKDLISQLLVKDPPRRLGSTMGASAIKHHPFFQGVNWALLRCTTPPYVPPPFSKEVVSDESCPETPVEYY, translated from the exons ATGGAGCCGTTTCTCGACGACTTAGCCGACGATCTACAGAGCTTAAGCTTCACCTCCACTTCCACTGCTACAATTAACCGCAGCACCAGCTCAGGGTCTGCCTCCAACTCCGGCTCTTCCTCTCTTGCTCCTTCGGCTCACGGCTCCTTCTCTTCCAAAACCATCCGTTCCGCCTCCCCCTCCCTAGCCGACCTCCGCTTCTCTATCCGCCTCGGCTCCGGCGATATAGGCTCCGTCTACTTAGCCGAACTCAAGTCTCAACCCACGCCTCCCGACACCAATGCCGCCGATGCTAACAACAACAGCAACAAAGGCAGCAAAAGCGATGTCGTTTTTGCAGCCAAAGTGATGGACAAGAAAGAGCTAGCGTCGAGGAGTAAAGAAGGGAGAGCGAGGACCGAGATGGAAATACTCGAATTGTTAGACCATCCTTTTTTACCTTCGCTTTACGCCGTTATCGATTCCCCTAAATGGTTCTGTCTGTTGACGGAGTTTTGTCCAGGCGGCGACCTTCATGTCCTCCGTCAACGTCAACCTCTCAAACGTTTCCCCGATTCCTCCGTCAG GTTCTATGCATCAGAGGTGGTGGTGGCTTTAGAGTACCTACATATGATGGGGATTGTTTACCGTGATCTAAAGCCTGAAAACGTGTTGGTTCGATCAGATGGTCACATTATGCTCACGGATTTCGACCTTTCATTGAAATGCGATGAGTCCACATCAACGCCCCACATTGTTTCCGATCAAAAACCGCCGGTACCAGGTCTGCGGAATGACTATCCTAAAGATCATCCTCCTTTCACATCGTCTTCTTGCATCATCCCAAATTGTATTGTACCTGCTGTTTCATGTTTCCACCCAAAACGCAAACGCAAAAAGAAGTCTGCCCATCGTGGTGGGCCTGAGTTTGTGGCAGAGCCCATTGATGTCCGGTCCATGTCTTTCGTAGGGACACATGAATATTTGGCACCGGAAATTGTGTCCGGTGAGGGCCACGGTAGCCCTGTGGATTGGTGGACATTGGGGATCTTTATGTATGAACTGTTTTATGGGGTAACACCGTTCAAGGGCGTGGACCATGAGCTAACCTTGGCCAACATTGTGGCTCGAGCCCTTGAGTTCCCTAAAGAACCCATTGTTCCTGCAGCGGCTAAAGATCTTATTTCCCAGCTGTTGGTGAAGGATCCTCCAAGGCGTTTAGGGTCCACAATGGGTGCATCAGCCATCAAGCACCACCCATTCTTCCAAGGGGTCAATTGGGCATTGCTAAGATGCACGACCCCACCATATGTACCTCCACCTTTTAGTAAAGAAGTTGTATCAGATGAAAGCTGTCCAGAGACCCCAGTAGAGTATTATTAG